The window CACCAACCTCAGGGTGGCGACGGTGCCGGCGTCGATTGCCGAGCGCGCATCGCCGGGGAGCTCTCCCGTCTCCGGGTAGGGGCCTTCCGCCGGAGGCTCCCACAGCAGCTCTCCGCCGAGCCACACGGCTTGGAGTGGATTTTCGGACGGGAACGAAGGGACGAAGTGGGACAGCCGGATCGGGACGGTTCCTCCATTGTCGATCGGCCAGGAAACCTCCTGTCCGCTGCGGGTGAACGGGAGCATGGTCACGCCAGGGCAGCTGGCCGACGTCACCGGGGTGGCTGTCGGAGTGGGCAGCCCGCTGGTCGGGCTAGCCAGAAGCCCAGGGACGACCGCCGGAGCCAGGGTAGCAGCTGCACCCGTGGCAGCCTCCGGCCCTGGCGGCGGCGTGGCGGGAGGGAGAAACAGGGCGGCTCCGATCACCATTAGCGCCACCAGTGCGACGGCCCCCAGGAGGTAGCCCGGCCACCGGGGTCGCGCCGCCCGCGGCACGGCCGGGGCTGCGGGTCGCACGGGTGCGGCCGGCCGGGCGGGTGGCACCTCAACCTCGGGCAGCAAGTCGCCCCGCAAGGCCCGCTGATAGGCATCGTTCAGCGCCGCTACCGATGCGAACCGATCCTCGGGCGGCTTTGCCAGGCACTTAAGGATGACCCGTTCGACCTGGGGAGCCAGATTCGGGTTGTACAGCCGCGGGGGAGGCGCCGGCTCCTGTAAGTGCATCAGGACGGTGCCCATGGCCGTGTCCGACTCGAACGGCAATCTGCCCGTCGAGAGCTGATACAGGATCACACCGAAGGAGTACTGGTCGGAACGGGGGCCGACCTCTCCGCCCCGGCCCTGCTCGGGCGAAACGTAGGCCGGCGTTCCCAGGATCATCGACCCGGTCAGGCTCGTCGAGCTCTCGGTCATGCGCGCCAGGCCGAAGTCGGTCAGCTGGGCGAGCCCCTGCCGGGTGACCATGATGTTCGACGGCTTGATATCGCGATGGATCACACCGCGGTCGTGAGCGAACTGCAGTGCCTCAGCGGTTTGGCCCATCCACCGGGCAGCCTCGGCCTGGGTCACGCCCCGGCGCGTCATGCGGTCGTACAGCGTGTCGCCGACGACGAAGGGCATGACCAGATAGGCATACCCCATCTGCTCGCCGTAGTCCGTGACCCCCACGATATTCGGGTGTTTGAGGCGCGAGACCACCTGGGCTTCGCGGCGAAAGCGGCGGACGAATCGCTTGTCGCCGCCCAGCGTCGGGGAAAGCACCTTGATGGCCACCTCGACCAGTTTCCGGGTGTCCATGGCACGGTAGACCGTCGCCATGCCGCCTTGGCCGATCTGCTCGACCAGCCGATAGTGGTCGAGCATCTGGCCGACCAACCCAGCCATCTCTGGCGCCTCACAGCAGTGTCTTCGATCCGGGAAGACACACCCGGACCCGTTTGCTTGGCGTCCATTTTACCGAGAATCGTCGGGATCGGTGCGCCAGTCCACCCCCGAACTACAGCTGGACCTCGCCGACCAGCTTGCCGTTCAGGTAGACCGTGTACGTCCCTTCAGCGTACGATCCCAGCGGGATTCCTGCCTCGAAGTCCTCTAGGACCTGGATGCAGGCCAGCGTCGGGTCAGCCAGGCTGTATAGGGCGACGTCGATCCTGCCGCTGGAATCCGGCGCCTCCACCTCCCACTTCAGCTCGTGGCACGGCGTGGGCAGCGCCCCCTTCACCTGGAGGTTGACCTGGACCGGGAAGCTCTCCATCAGCAGAAGTTCAGCCGTATCGACATATACCGGCCCGCGCTCGCCAGGCGGCACGTCAG of the Anaerolineales bacterium genome contains:
- a CDS encoding serine/threonine protein kinase; the encoded protein is MAGLVGQMLDHYRLVEQIGQGGMATVYRAMDTRKLVEVAIKVLSPTLGGDKRFVRRFRREAQVVSRLKHPNIVGVTDYGEQMGYAYLVMPFVVGDTLYDRMTRRGVTQAEAARWMGQTAEALQFAHDRGVIHRDIKPSNIMVTRQGLAQLTDFGLARMTESSTSLTGSMILGTPAYVSPEQGRGGEVGPRSDQYSFGVILYQLSTGRLPFESDTAMGTVLMHLQEPAPPPRLYNPNLAPQVERVILKCLAKPPEDRFASVAALNDAYQRALRGDLLPEVEVPPARPAAPVRPAAPAVPRAARPRWPGYLLGAVALVALMVIGAALFLPPATPPPGPEAATGAAATLAPAVVPGLLASPTSGLPTPTATPVTSASCPGVTMLPFTRSGQEVSWPIDNGGTVPIRLSHFVPSFPSENPLQAVWLGGELLWEPPAEGPYPETGELPGDARSAIDAGTVATLRLV